A stretch of the Amycolatopsis sp. BJA-103 genome encodes the following:
- a CDS encoding phosphotransferase, producing MRASDSEESPVWLHADLMPGNLLVDGDRLSAVIDFGCLGVGDPACAGRGRRDLEPWPRTDTFPGADRTAALSEDQPGDGG from the coding sequence ATGCGAGCCTCGGACAGCGAGGAGTCGCCGGTATGGCTGCACGCCGATCTGATGCCCGGCAACCTGCTGGTGGACGGCGACCGGCTTTCCGCGGTGATCGACTTCGGCTGCCTGGGTGTGGGCGATCCGGCCTGTGCTGGGCGTGGACGACGCGACCTGGAGCCGTGGCCGCGGACGGACACTTTCCCAGGCGCTGATCGCACCGCCGCACTATCGGAAGATCAACCCGGCGATGGCGGATAA
- a CDS encoding TetR/AcrR family transcriptional regulator, protein MARPRVHDLDRLLDTAERLVVEVGVRGVTVRSLAAAAGVPNGTIYHAFGSVGALLARVWLRAASDFLDLQTERAAQAEDPASAVVAAADTPAAFAVRRMDAARLLLTVKKEHLLGPQVPEDLAGRLLALDKRLVTLLVGLAERLWDRCDSQAVEVLTTCVVDLPTALFRRAFTAGEPIPEDSRVRLAAAVHAILLLPPPRKD, encoded by the coding sequence ATGGCCCGCCCCCGCGTGCACGACCTGGACCGGCTGCTCGACACAGCCGAGCGCCTCGTCGTCGAGGTCGGCGTCCGGGGCGTCACCGTCCGGTCCCTCGCGGCCGCCGCGGGAGTCCCCAACGGCACGATCTACCACGCTTTCGGCTCGGTCGGCGCGCTTCTGGCCCGCGTCTGGCTTCGCGCGGCGAGCGACTTCCTCGATCTCCAGACCGAACGGGCCGCCCAGGCGGAAGACCCGGCATCGGCGGTCGTGGCCGCGGCGGACACGCCGGCCGCGTTCGCCGTCCGGAGGATGGACGCGGCCCGCCTGCTCCTCACCGTCAAGAAGGAGCACCTCCTCGGCCCGCAGGTCCCCGAAGACCTCGCCGGCCGCCTTCTGGCGCTCGACAAACGGCTGGTCACGCTCCTGGTCGGGCTCGCCGAGAGGCTTTGGGACAGGTGTGACTCCCAAGCCGTCGAGGTACTCACGACCTGTGTGGTCGATCTGCCGACGGCCCTGTTCCGCCGCGCGTTCACCGCGGGCGAGCCGATCCCCGAAGACTCCCGGGTCCGGCTCGCCGCCGCGGTCCACGCCATACTCCTGCTCCCACCCCCACGAAAGGACTGA
- the lexA gene encoding transcriptional repressor LexA, translating into MTAYHDLDVFEEAASLPERQQKILLTIREWVVEHGYSPSTREIGEAVGLRSTSSVSKHLAALEEKGFLRRSSSISRPIDVRAFLHGTTSRESTEDSVPVPVVGDIAAGTPISAVEHVDDVMTLPRELTGRGNVFGLRVRGDSMIDAAICDGDIVVVKQQQEAHSGQIVAAMIDEEATVKVYRRRDGHVYLEPRNPAYEVIDGDRAAVLGVVVSVLRSV; encoded by the coding sequence ATGACCGCCTACCACGATCTTGACGTGTTCGAGGAAGCCGCTTCCCTGCCGGAGCGTCAGCAGAAGATTCTGCTGACCATCCGCGAATGGGTGGTGGAGCACGGGTACTCGCCGAGCACGCGCGAGATCGGCGAAGCGGTCGGCCTGCGCTCGACGTCCTCGGTGTCGAAGCATCTGGCGGCCTTGGAGGAGAAGGGTTTCCTCCGCCGCAGCAGCTCGATCTCCCGCCCCATCGACGTCCGCGCCTTCCTGCACGGCACCACGTCGCGGGAATCCACAGAGGACTCCGTGCCGGTTCCCGTCGTCGGCGACATCGCCGCGGGAACGCCGATCTCGGCCGTCGAGCACGTCGACGACGTGATGACCCTTCCGCGTGAACTCACCGGGCGGGGCAACGTCTTCGGGCTGCGCGTGCGCGGTGACTCGATGATCGACGCGGCGATCTGCGACGGCGACATCGTCGTGGTGAAGCAGCAGCAGGAGGCGCACTCGGGCCAGATCGTCGCCGCGATGATCGACGAGGAGGCCACGGTCAAGGTGTACCGCCGCCGCGACGGTCACGTGTACCTCGAACCGCGCAACCCCGCCTACGAGGTCATCGACGGGGATCGCGCGGCCGTGCTGGGCGTCGTGGTCTCGGTCCTGCGCAGCGTCTGA
- a CDS encoding DUF4436 family protein, whose product MRKINPVVKAVATVLGVAIAAGLGLWLHAADRTAGDTGHWVGSHDPDRIEVNASVLKVDAAAREAVLRVLVVPLGRFGEDDGVAPTGELRLLNSSSLRGDHVFPAHQRISSLDLPIALTGGAVTDYPFDGYEARIEFAAAHNGEPAPVLFTLDKVDSLFSFSVKDYRASDDQGGLDVRFSRSTSVLVFALFMMITMWGLAIAVFFGARHLIARRRGLVWPSFGFMAATLFALAGFRNLAPGSPPIGSLLDYTAFLWAEVVIALCVVVAVVTGAITEHGKPDAG is encoded by the coding sequence ATGCGAAAGATCAATCCGGTGGTCAAGGCCGTCGCCACCGTGCTGGGCGTGGCGATCGCCGCCGGACTCGGCCTGTGGCTGCACGCCGCGGACCGGACCGCGGGCGACACCGGGCACTGGGTCGGCTCGCACGACCCGGACCGGATCGAGGTCAACGCCTCCGTATTGAAGGTGGACGCCGCCGCGCGGGAGGCCGTACTGCGTGTGCTGGTCGTCCCGCTCGGCCGGTTCGGTGAGGACGACGGCGTCGCGCCGACCGGCGAGCTGCGGCTGCTGAACTCGTCCAGCCTCCGCGGCGACCACGTCTTCCCCGCGCACCAGCGGATCTCCAGTCTCGATCTCCCGATCGCGCTGACCGGCGGAGCCGTCACCGACTACCCCTTCGACGGCTACGAGGCGCGGATCGAGTTCGCGGCCGCCCACAACGGGGAACCCGCGCCCGTGCTGTTCACACTGGACAAAGTGGACAGTCTGTTCTCCTTCTCCGTCAAGGACTATCGCGCCTCAGACGACCAAGGCGGCCTCGACGTCCGGTTCAGCCGGTCCACCAGCGTGCTGGTCTTCGCCCTCTTCATGATGATCACCATGTGGGGTCTGGCCATCGCGGTGTTCTTCGGCGCGCGGCATCTGATCGCGCGACGGCGCGGCCTGGTCTGGCCGTCGTTCGGGTTCATGGCGGCGACGCTGTTCGCGCTCGCCGGATTCCGCAATCTCGCCCCGGGTTCGCCACCGATCGGCTCACTGCTGGACTACACGGCCTTCCTGTGGGCCGAGGTCGTCATCGCGTTGTGCGTCGTGGTCGCCGTGGTGACCGGGGCGATCACCGAACACGGCAAACCGGACGCGGGATGA
- a CDS encoding carboxylesterase/lipase family protein, which translates to MSPQVKTPAGAVRGLRDSFGELYRAIPYAAAPIGPGRFRRPAPHPGWSGVRDATRPSPTAPQPVRDFGRLDMTPYFGPGWVRDEEYLTVDVRTRAADDGGRPVMVFVHGGGFVTGSTRAALYDGKAFARDGVVLVTVNYRLGVPGFLDLDGAPANRGLLDVLAALGWVRDTVALFGGDPDNVTVFGQSAGATLTGALLATPEATGLFRRAIVQSGSGTGAFTPEQARRVTAAAASALGAEPSAEAFGEIPDERFLEILPALAGLDLRTETASDPLAGLSPFSLVLPVQPADGLVAEAELLIGTNTEEGNLYSAAKDEATALGDTLFGTGTARLARAHGRAHVYSFGYHSTALDGRLGAAHTVELPFVFDLADEPWLHGDTGLLGPDPAPAGLAAKMHGAWVAFARTGDPGWTRDAVEFFG; encoded by the coding sequence GTGTCTCCGCAAGTAAAAACCCCCGCAGGCGCCGTGCGCGGCCTTCGCGACTCCTTCGGCGAGCTCTACCGCGCCATCCCGTACGCGGCGGCGCCGATCGGTCCCGGCCGTTTCCGGCGGCCCGCGCCGCATCCGGGCTGGTCCGGCGTCCGCGACGCGACGCGGCCCTCGCCGACGGCTCCCCAGCCCGTCCGCGACTTCGGCCGTCTCGACATGACTCCCTACTTCGGCCCGGGCTGGGTGCGGGACGAGGAGTACCTGACCGTCGACGTCCGGACGCGCGCCGCGGACGACGGCGGACGGCCGGTGATGGTCTTCGTGCACGGTGGCGGTTTCGTCACCGGCTCGACCCGCGCCGCGCTCTACGACGGGAAGGCCTTCGCCCGCGACGGCGTCGTCCTGGTGACGGTGAACTACCGCCTCGGCGTACCCGGATTCCTCGATCTGGACGGTGCGCCCGCCAACCGGGGGCTGCTCGACGTGCTCGCCGCGCTCGGCTGGGTGCGAGACACGGTCGCGCTCTTCGGGGGCGACCCGGACAACGTCACCGTCTTCGGGCAGTCCGCGGGTGCCACGCTCACCGGGGCACTGCTGGCGACGCCGGAGGCGACGGGCTTGTTCCGGCGGGCGATCGTCCAGAGCGGCAGCGGTACCGGCGCCTTCACCCCGGAGCAAGCGCGCCGGGTGACCGCCGCCGCGGCCTCGGCGCTGGGAGCCGAACCTTCCGCCGAAGCGTTCGGGGAGATCCCGGACGAGCGGTTCCTGGAAATCCTGCCCGCCCTGGCCGGTCTCGATCTGCGGACCGAGACAGCTTCGGATCCCTTGGCCGGGCTGAGTCCGTTCAGCCTCGTGCTGCCGGTCCAGCCCGCCGACGGTCTCGTGGCCGAGGCGGAGTTGCTCATCGGCACCAACACCGAGGAAGGAAACCTTTACAGCGCGGCGAAAGACGAGGCCACCGCGCTCGGGGACACGCTGTTCGGGACCGGTACGGCACGTCTGGCGCGGGCTCACGGCCGCGCTCACGTCTATTCGTTCGGCTACCACTCGACGGCGCTGGACGGACGTCTCGGCGCCGCCCACACCGTCGAGCTGCCGTTCGTTTTCGACCTCGCCGACGAGCCGTGGCTGCACGGGGACACCGGTCTGCTCGGCCCTGATCCCGCCCCGGCGGGCCTCGCGGCCAAGATGCACGGCGCGTGGGTCGCGTTCGCCAGGACCGGGGACCCCGGCTGGACACGGGACGCTGTCGAGTTCTTCGGCTGA
- a CDS encoding enoyl-CoA hydratase/isomerase family protein: protein MPTLRHDAPVFLLDLGDDENRFSPAWLETVHSQLDTVVAYPDPAVLVTVGSGKFYSNGLDLDWITNNAAQAAQYVADVHELLARVLTLGVHTVAAINGHAFGAGAMFAMAHDFRVMRADRGYFCFPEADINIPFTPGMAGLIQGKLTPSAAIASMTTGRRFGGTDARDLGLVDAVAEKSSLLEYAADLVRPLAGKDRGTLSAIKTTMFTPALTALRAK, encoded by the coding sequence ATGCCGACTCTGCGTCACGACGCGCCGGTGTTCCTGCTGGACCTCGGAGACGACGAGAACCGCTTCTCCCCTGCCTGGCTGGAAACCGTGCATTCCCAGCTGGACACCGTCGTCGCCTATCCGGATCCCGCGGTACTGGTCACGGTCGGCTCCGGGAAGTTCTACTCGAACGGCCTCGACCTCGACTGGATCACCAACAACGCCGCCCAGGCCGCGCAGTACGTCGCCGACGTCCACGAACTGCTCGCCCGTGTGCTCACCCTCGGCGTGCACACGGTCGCCGCGATCAACGGGCACGCCTTCGGTGCCGGGGCGATGTTCGCGATGGCACACGACTTCCGGGTGATGCGGGCCGATCGCGGGTACTTCTGCTTCCCCGAAGCCGACATCAACATCCCGTTCACCCCCGGGATGGCCGGGCTCATCCAGGGCAAGCTCACCCCCTCGGCCGCCATCGCGTCGATGACCACCGGACGGCGCTTCGGCGGCACGGACGCGCGGGACCTGGGGCTCGTGGACGCCGTCGCCGAGAAGTCCTCGCTGCTGGAGTACGCGGCCGACCTCGTCCGCCCGCTCGCCGGAAAGGACCGCGGCACGCTGTCCGCGATCAAGACGACGATGTTCACTCCGGCCCTCACCGCGCTTCGCGCCAAGTAA
- a CDS encoding nitroreductase/quinone reductase family protein, translating to MTGFNDQVIEEFRRNKGKLGGMFEGWELILLTTIGAKSGKRRTNPLGYLEIDGKTVVVASNMGAPRHPNWYYNLRHDHRVTIETGTESYEAIAAVPPPVERDALFAKVVAEDPGFAEYQAKTTRELPVVILHRIDDRVRGMGDFVVEVHDWLREELKTLRAGVDDIVAGRADSLTMEKSLRAHCVSFCEALTKHHTGEDLGAFPMLAQRFPALAPALTKLGEDHVVVAALQKRIRDLVEGYVHGESDPVRLRDDFDALTGKLEAHFAYEERTVVAALNVTAPAPAFG from the coding sequence TTGACCGGCTTCAACGACCAGGTGATCGAGGAATTCAGGCGTAACAAGGGAAAGCTCGGCGGCATGTTCGAGGGGTGGGAGCTGATCCTGCTCACCACCATCGGCGCCAAGAGCGGTAAGCGGCGGACGAATCCGTTGGGGTACCTCGAAATCGACGGCAAGACCGTCGTCGTCGCTTCGAACATGGGGGCGCCGAGGCATCCGAACTGGTACTACAACCTTCGGCACGACCATCGGGTCACGATCGAGACGGGGACCGAGAGCTACGAGGCGATCGCGGCCGTTCCGCCGCCGGTTGAGCGCGACGCGTTGTTCGCGAAGGTCGTCGCCGAGGATCCGGGATTCGCCGAGTACCAGGCGAAAACGACGCGGGAGCTGCCCGTGGTGATCCTGCACCGGATCGACGACAGGGTGCGGGGGATGGGGGACTTCGTGGTGGAAGTCCACGACTGGCTCCGGGAGGAGCTCAAGACGTTGCGGGCCGGGGTCGACGACATCGTCGCGGGCCGCGCGGATTCGCTCACCATGGAGAAATCCCTGCGGGCGCACTGTGTTTCGTTCTGCGAGGCGCTGACGAAGCATCACACCGGGGAGGACCTGGGTGCGTTTCCCATGTTGGCGCAACGGTTTCCCGCGCTCGCGCCCGCGTTGACGAAGCTCGGGGAGGATCACGTCGTCGTCGCGGCGCTGCAGAAGCGGATCCGGGACCTCGTCGAGGGTTACGTCCACGGCGAGAGTGATCCGGTCCGGTTGCGTGACGACTTCGACGCGCTCACGGGCAAGCTCGAAGCACATTTCGCCTACGAGGAGCGAACCGTCGTCGCCGCGCTCAACGTGACTGCTCCGGCGCCGGCCTTCGGCTGA
- a CDS encoding helix-turn-helix domain-containing protein codes for MDGPGPLGDFLQARRARLRPEDVGLRDLGPRRRVAGLRREELAQLAGVSVSYYARLEQGMSRGASAEVLDAIARALLLDGHEREHLDRLADAARRAPRARRPRPEKLHDETRDLLRTVAAPALVLGRRSDVLAWNDLGHALLAGHLGFHAPEDPARRPNMSRMLFLDPHSRELYVDWKRKIRAVVGNLRIAVGRHPDDPLLAELIGELTMKSTEFVALWGDHRVQPCDAAAYELHHPVVGPVTVTQQTLAIARSPDQLLIVCTTPAGSPGEQGLKLLGQARSGLVVDRDHVTVRVREGERTAERPVERLRDDGSARRGQPVVQQLRVIGVKPQRHS; via the coding sequence ATGGACGGACCAGGACCGCTCGGCGACTTCCTGCAGGCACGGCGGGCGCGGCTGCGGCCGGAAGACGTCGGCCTCCGCGATCTCGGACCACGCCGCCGGGTCGCCGGGCTCCGACGTGAGGAGCTGGCCCAGCTCGCGGGCGTCAGCGTCTCGTACTACGCGCGGCTGGAGCAGGGCATGTCGCGCGGCGCCTCGGCCGAAGTGCTCGACGCGATCGCCCGCGCGCTCCTGCTGGACGGCCACGAACGCGAACACCTCGACAGGCTCGCCGATGCCGCCCGCCGCGCACCCCGGGCACGCCGTCCCCGGCCCGAGAAGCTCCACGACGAGACCCGGGATCTCCTGCGCACCGTCGCCGCTCCCGCGCTGGTGCTCGGCCGTCGCTCGGATGTCCTGGCGTGGAACGACCTCGGCCACGCGCTGCTCGCCGGGCACCTCGGCTTCCACGCCCCGGAGGATCCGGCGCGACGGCCGAACATGAGCCGGATGCTGTTCCTGGACCCGCACAGCCGGGAGCTGTACGTCGACTGGAAGCGGAAGATCCGCGCGGTGGTCGGCAATCTGCGGATCGCCGTCGGCAGGCATCCCGACGATCCGCTGCTCGCGGAACTGATCGGCGAACTGACGATGAAGAGCACCGAGTTCGTCGCGCTCTGGGGCGACCATCGCGTGCAGCCCTGCGACGCGGCGGCCTACGAGCTGCACCATCCGGTCGTCGGCCCGGTGACGGTGACCCAGCAGACCCTGGCGATCGCCCGGTCACCGGACCAGCTGCTCATCGTGTGCACGACCCCCGCCGGCTCCCCCGGTGAGCAAGGGCTCAAGCTGCTCGGGCAGGCACGGTCAGGCCTTGTCGTGGATCGTGATCACGTAACCGTCCGGGTCCGAGAAGGCGAACGTACGGCCGAACGGCCCGTCGAACGGCTCCGTGACGATGGGAGTGCCCGCCGCGGCCAGCCGGTCGTGCAGCAATTGCGCGTCATCGGCGTGAAGCCACAGCGCCACTCCTGA
- a CDS encoding MBL fold metallo-hydrolase, producing MDEITIGDVTVTRVKEFYGSLGMTPAEFLPDSPDGAWDEHRGWLAPDFWNPETNECHAALQSWVLRSEGRTILVDTGVGNHKDRPYAAVWNRLDTAYLDNLEAAGVRPEDVDVVVNTHLHIDHVGWNTRLDGRTWVPTFPNATYLMPRPDFEFWNPAEEHDSVLGRGNQNVFEDSVAPVHEAGLTHLWDGTHRIDRNLRLDLAPGHTPGSSVLTLESGGEKALFVGDLVHTAVQIVEPDSNSPYCEDPAGSRASRHKVLGDAADSNALVFPAHFGAQGALRVERRGPKFAISRWAGFSHLS from the coding sequence ATGGACGAGATCACCATCGGGGACGTCACGGTCACCCGGGTCAAAGAGTTCTACGGTTCGCTCGGGATGACCCCGGCCGAATTCCTGCCCGACAGCCCCGACGGCGCGTGGGACGAACACCGCGGCTGGCTGGCGCCCGACTTCTGGAACCCCGAGACGAACGAGTGCCACGCGGCACTCCAGTCCTGGGTGCTGCGCAGCGAGGGGCGCACGATCCTCGTCGACACCGGGGTCGGCAACCACAAGGACCGGCCCTACGCGGCGGTGTGGAACCGTCTCGACACCGCCTACCTCGACAACCTCGAGGCCGCCGGTGTGCGGCCGGAGGACGTCGACGTCGTGGTCAACACCCACCTGCACATCGACCACGTCGGTTGGAACACCCGGCTCGACGGCCGCACCTGGGTGCCGACCTTCCCGAACGCCACGTATCTGATGCCGCGGCCGGACTTCGAGTTCTGGAACCCCGCGGAGGAGCACGATTCCGTGCTGGGGCGCGGAAATCAGAACGTCTTCGAGGACAGCGTCGCGCCGGTGCACGAGGCGGGCCTGACCCACCTGTGGGACGGGACCCACCGGATCGACCGGAATCTGCGGCTCGACCTCGCCCCCGGGCACACCCCCGGCTCGTCCGTGCTCACCCTGGAATCCGGTGGGGAGAAGGCGTTGTTCGTGGGGGATCTCGTGCACACCGCGGTGCAGATCGTGGAGCCGGACAGCAACTCGCCCTATTGCGAGGATCCGGCCGGATCCCGGGCCAGCCGGCACAAGGTGCTCGGTGACGCCGCCGACAGCAACGCGCTCGTCTTCCCCGCGCACTTCGGCGCGCAAGGCGCCTTGAGGGTCGAGCGCCGGGGCCCGAAGTTCGCGATCTCGCGGTGGGCGGGTTTCTCCCACCTCTCCTGA
- a CDS encoding VOC family protein, whose protein sequence is MYEIDFVEFPSSSAAGSSQFFEKAFGWTATPYGPKYTDVQNGGVVSFGFQQDTAQQTAAPLVTIRTDDLDQARGSVEAAGGIVTVEPFSFPGGRRFHFREPGGSELAVWTPDS, encoded by the coding sequence ATGTACGAAATCGACTTCGTCGAGTTCCCGTCAAGCTCGGCGGCGGGCTCGAGCCAGTTCTTCGAGAAGGCCTTCGGCTGGACAGCGACACCGTACGGCCCGAAGTACACCGACGTCCAGAACGGCGGCGTGGTCTCGTTCGGTTTCCAGCAGGACACCGCGCAGCAGACGGCCGCGCCGCTGGTGACGATCCGCACCGACGACCTCGACCAGGCGAGGGGTTCCGTCGAGGCCGCGGGCGGGATCGTCACGGTGGAGCCGTTCTCGTTCCCCGGTGGGCGCCGGTTCCACTTCCGTGAGCCCGGTGGCTCCGAACTCGCGGTGTGGACCCCGGACTCCTGA
- a CDS encoding acyl-CoA desaturase: MTSVLRPPDSEERQIPQPLLSGEQSNTENLLVKLFAVVPLLALAASVPFAWGWGLGWVDLGLAVGFYFLTGLGVTIGFHRYFTHGAFKANRGLRIALAVTGSMAMQGPVIGWVADHRRHHAFADREGDPHSPWLFGTGPAALARGFWHAHMGWLFDREKTNAQRFAPDLLADRDIARVDRLFPLLTVVTLLAPAVLGGLITMSWWGALTAFFWASLVRVALLHHVTWSVNSLCHLIGDRPFAARDKSANFWPLAIASMGESWHNSHHADPTGARHGVRRGQLDISARLIWLFEKVGWATDVRWPKADRLGRKLNPGHSLSLRRSS; the protein is encoded by the coding sequence ATGACCTCAGTCCTAAGACCCCCGGACAGCGAAGAACGGCAGATACCGCAACCCCTGTTGTCCGGGGAGCAGTCCAACACCGAAAACCTTCTCGTCAAGTTGTTCGCGGTGGTGCCCCTGCTGGCCTTGGCCGCTTCCGTCCCCTTCGCGTGGGGCTGGGGCCTCGGCTGGGTGGACCTCGGCCTGGCCGTCGGGTTCTACTTCCTGACCGGCCTCGGCGTGACCATCGGCTTCCACCGCTACTTCACCCACGGAGCCTTCAAGGCCAACCGCGGCCTGCGGATCGCGCTCGCGGTCACCGGCAGCATGGCGATGCAGGGCCCTGTCATCGGCTGGGTGGCCGATCACCGGCGCCACCACGCCTTCGCCGACCGTGAAGGCGACCCGCACTCCCCGTGGCTGTTCGGCACCGGCCCGGCCGCGCTGGCCCGCGGCTTCTGGCACGCCCACATGGGCTGGCTGTTCGATCGCGAGAAGACCAACGCGCAGCGGTTCGCCCCGGACCTGCTCGCCGACCGTGACATCGCCCGCGTCGATCGACTGTTCCCGCTGCTCACCGTCGTGACACTGCTCGCGCCCGCCGTGCTCGGCGGTCTGATCACGATGTCCTGGTGGGGCGCGCTGACCGCGTTCTTCTGGGCGAGCCTCGTCCGCGTCGCCTTGCTGCACCACGTCACCTGGTCGGTGAACTCGCTCTGTCACCTGATCGGCGACCGCCCGTTCGCCGCCCGCGACAAATCCGCCAACTTCTGGCCGCTCGCCATCGCCTCGATGGGCGAGTCCTGGCACAACTCCCACCACGCCGACCCGACCGGCGCCCGGCACGGAGTCCGCCGCGGCCAGCTCGACATCTCCGCGCGGCTGATCTGGCTGTTCGAGAAGGTGGGCTGGGCGACGGACGTCCGTTGGCCGAAGGCCGACAGGCTCGGCCGCAAGCTCAACCCCGGCCACTCCTTGTCACTACGACGGAGCAGCTGA
- a CDS encoding MarR family winged helix-turn-helix transcriptional regulator — MLKRAATALRTAMDTALRPLDLTVPQYSCLEVLSQRPGLSNAELARAVFVTRQSMNLVLRGLQDRGLVTRPPTAPQGRALPSTLTPAGRAQLHVASIAVRVVEKRMLEPFSAAHQDRLLTDLAACTAALAPEE, encoded by the coding sequence ATGCTGAAGCGAGCGGCGACGGCGCTTCGCACGGCCATGGACACCGCTCTGCGCCCTCTCGATCTCACCGTGCCGCAGTACTCCTGTCTCGAAGTGCTCTCGCAACGGCCGGGACTGTCCAACGCGGAACTGGCGCGAGCCGTGTTCGTCACCCGGCAGTCGATGAACCTGGTGCTGCGCGGGCTCCAGGACCGCGGACTGGTCACCCGGCCGCCGACCGCGCCCCAGGGCCGCGCCTTGCCGAGCACGCTCACCCCCGCCGGACGCGCGCAGCTCCACGTGGCCAGCATCGCCGTGCGCGTAGTGGAGAAACGGATGCTCGAACCGTTTTCGGCCGCTCATCAGGACCGGCTGCTGACCGATCTCGCCGCCTGCACCGCCGCGCTCGCGCCCGAGGAGTAG
- a CDS encoding alpha/beta hydrolase, with translation MRKKVLTALAVAVTLVGVVFGGAFAFQRKLIYLPEGGPPPGAADILPGGRDVTLTTSDGLSLASWYFPVAGAKTAVLVAPGNAGNRSFRAPLARALTARGLSVLLLEHRGYGGNPGDPSEAGLALDARAARDFLIREAGVPLVYFGESLGSAVVTELATEHPPSALVLRSPFVDLASVGQRLYPFLPVRWLLRDEFPTRDNVARVTAPVTVVYGSSDSVVPAEQSREVARAAGARTIEVPGADHNDPAFSAGPELVGAIVG, from the coding sequence ATGCGCAAGAAGGTGTTGACCGCGCTGGCGGTGGCCGTCACCCTCGTCGGGGTGGTCTTCGGTGGCGCGTTCGCCTTCCAGCGCAAGCTGATCTACCTCCCCGAGGGAGGTCCGCCGCCCGGTGCCGCCGACATCCTGCCCGGTGGCAGGGACGTCACGCTCACCACCTCGGACGGGCTGAGCCTCGCGAGCTGGTACTTCCCGGTCGCCGGCGCGAAGACGGCCGTGCTCGTCGCACCGGGCAACGCCGGGAACAGGTCGTTCCGCGCGCCGCTGGCCCGCGCGCTGACCGCACGCGGGCTCTCGGTGCTGCTCCTGGAGCACCGCGGCTACGGGGGCAACCCCGGTGACCCCTCCGAAGCGGGGCTCGCACTGGACGCCCGCGCCGCACGGGACTTCCTGATCCGAGAGGCCGGGGTGCCGCTGGTGTACTTCGGCGAAAGCCTCGGCTCGGCCGTCGTCACCGAACTGGCCACCGAGCATCCGCCGTCGGCGCTCGTGTTGCGCTCGCCGTTCGTCGACCTCGCGTCGGTCGGACAGCGGCTCTACCCGTTCCTGCCGGTCCGGTGGCTGCTGCGGGACGAGTTCCCGACGCGGGACAACGTCGCGCGAGTGACAGCCCCGGTCACCGTCGTCTATGGGTCCTCGGACTCCGTCGTCCCTGCCGAGCAGAGCCGCGAAGTGGCGCGGGCGGCCGGCGCCAGGACGATCGAGGTCCCCGGCGCCGACCACAACGACCCGGCGTTCTCAGCCGGGCCGGAGCTGGTCGGCGCCATCGTGGGCTGA
- a CDS encoding DoxX family protein, whose translation MRAKWVVQPLADHGVPHAWWNLLGLAKAAGALGLTAGLWVPAIGLAASLVLGFAA comes from the coding sequence GTGCGTGCCAAGTGGGTCGTGCAGCCGCTGGCCGACCACGGCGTTCCGCACGCCTGGTGGAACCTGCTCGGCCTCGCCAAGGCCGCGGGCGCGCTCGGCCTGACCGCCGGCCTGTGGGTGCCGGCGATCGGCCTCGCGGCCTCGCTGGTGCTCGGCTTCGCCGCCTGA
- a CDS encoding nuclear transport factor 2 family protein, which yields MTSTTDALSVLKGMYAAEAGYFAAGGPGKATFAPLAPFFSPDVVLHQADGLPYGGIWRGHEGMERFFLAMGATWDVFDMVEQSFLSETSPLVVLTHVHVRARTTGRELDFPILQTITVEDGRIAEVRPFYWDTAAIAAACTNYHSADDRLPRS from the coding sequence GTGACATCGACAACGGACGCCCTGTCCGTACTCAAAGGCATGTACGCGGCGGAAGCCGGCTACTTCGCCGCGGGAGGTCCAGGCAAGGCCACCTTCGCGCCGCTCGCGCCGTTCTTCTCCCCCGATGTGGTGCTGCATCAGGCGGACGGCCTGCCGTACGGCGGAATCTGGCGCGGCCACGAGGGGATGGAGCGGTTCTTCCTCGCCATGGGCGCCACCTGGGACGTTTTCGACATGGTGGAGCAGAGCTTCCTGAGCGAGACCAGCCCACTGGTCGTCCTGACCCACGTGCACGTCCGCGCCAGGACCACCGGCCGCGAGCTGGACTTCCCGATCCTGCAGACGATCACCGTCGAAGACGGTCGCATCGCCGAGGTGCGGCCGTTCTACTGGGACACCGCGGCGATCGCGGCGGCCTGCACGAACTACCATTCCGCTGATGACCGCCTACCACGATCTTGA